From Escherichia fergusonii ATCC 35469:
ATACAGGGTTATGGAGCCAGACATAAAATCCGGCACGGGCAACCTTAAGGACCCGACACATTGTAACGATCGACCAGATTTCACGGTGATCGTTGATAAAGCGATACTTCAGTCGGGCTCCCTTGCAAAGTACCGCGCTGCCTTTTTCAGAATATCCCGCTCTTCCTCAGTGCGTTTAAGCTGTGCTTTCAGCCTGAGAATTTCTGTTCTGGCATCCAGTAAATCCTGTGCCTGCTGTCCACTGTTGTCAGGCTTAACAGCCCGGAGTCATTTATATAGGCTGTGCGCCGACACGCCGAGCCGTTCAGATACTTCAGCAATAGAATAGCCCCGCTCGGTGATCTGGCGGACGGCCTCTTCCTTAAATTCAGGGGTAAAACGTGATGTGCCCATAGACTCCTCCTATGCTCAAACTATAGGGCAGATTTGTCTACGGGCTCGGGGTCACTCCATTAAGTGATAACAGGTGTCTGGAAATATAGGGGCAAATCCAGTCGGGAGGATGCGTGATCTGATCCTTCAACTCAGCAAAAGTTCGATTTATTCAACAAAGCCCATTCATGTCTGTCGTCTCCGTCACGGAAATTATTACGGGATTATTTCACCCAGTCTTCCAGCACCAGGCCCGGGACCCGCGCAAACTCTCTCACATTGTTCGTCACCAGGATGGCGCCCGCCGCGATGGCGTGCCCGGCAATGGCCGTGTCATTCGGGCCGATCGGCGTCCCGGCTAGGCGCAGCGCCACCCGGATGTCCGTCGTGGCGTCCACCGCGGCGCGGTCCCAGGGCAGGACGGCATCGAGGCGCGCGCAGAACGCGTCGACCAGCTGAATATGGCGCGGCGAGGCCT
This genomic window contains:
- a CDS encoding type II toxin-antitoxin system VapC family toxin → MKKTWMLDTNICSFIMREQPAAVLKRLEQAVLRGDRIVVSAVTYAEMRFGATGPKASPRHIQLVDAFCARLDAVLPWDRAAVDATTDIRVALRLAGTPIGPNDTAIAGHAIAAGAILVTNNVREFARVPGLVLEDWVK